The DNA segment CCTCGGGCTCCATGGTGGTGGACATCGGCGGCGGCACCACCGAAGTGGGCGTGATCTCGCTGGGCGGCATGGTCTACAAGGGCAGCGTGCGTGTGGGTGGCGACAAGTTTGATGAGTCCATCATCAGCTACATCCGCCGCAACTACGGCATGCTGATCGGCGAGCCAACCGCTGAAATGATCAAGAAGCAAATTGGCTCGGCCTTCCCTGGCTCTGAAGTCAAGGAGATCGAAGTCAAGGGTCGCAATCTATCTGAAGGCGTGCCACGCAGCTTCACCATCTCTTCTAACGAAGTGCTGGAAGCGCTGACCGATCCTCTGAACCAGATCGTCTCTGCCGTGAAGAACGCACTGGAGCAGACGCCTCCCGAGCTGGGCGCTGACATTGCCGAGCGCGGCATGATGCTGACCGGTGGCGGTGCGCTGCTGCGCGATCTGGATCGCCTGCTGGCCGAAGAAACGGGTCTGCCTGTGCTGGTGGCCGAAGAGCCTCTGACCTGTGTGGTGCGTGGCTGCGGCATGGCGCTGGAGACCATGGACCGTCGTCAGGGCAGCATCTTCACCAGCGATTAATCGCTGCGCACTGTGGTGTCTTGCAGTACGCGGCATAGTGAGCGTACTGCACCCACTTATCCACAAACAGGGCTTGAGTCCGTGATACGCCTGCATACCGCGCTCTCTTTTTGCATTCCTCCTGATCTAGGAGGCTGTGCGTACACGGCTATTGCCCAGAGGCGCGCATGAGCCTGGAAACTCTTGATCACCGCGCTCCATCACTGTTCAAGCAACAGGCCTCGCGCACTTCCCAGCTTGCCCTCTACAGCGCCTTGGCGCTGTTTTTGATGGTGGCCGATGCGCGCTTCAAGATCACGACGCCGGTGCGCTCTGCTGTATCGGCGGCGCTTGCGCCCGTGCAGTGGGTGGTGGCCCAGCCTGTGCTGGCTTACCAGAATGCCAGCCGCTACGCCGAGGTGCAGCAGCAGGCGGTGGCCCGCGAAGACGCCGCCCGCAAGGAATTGGTCGTCATGGCCCAGCGTGCCGAGCTGGCCGATGAGTTGATTAAAGAAAACGAGCACCTGCGCTCCATGCTGGAGCTGCGCGAACGCAGCATCACGCCGGGGCAGGTGGCCGAGGTGGTTTATGACAGCCCCGACCCATACACGCGCCGCGTGGTGATTGACAAGGGGCAGGTGGACAAGATTGTGCCAGGCTCGCCCGTGCTGGATGAAAAAGGCGTCATCGGCCAGGTCACACGCGTCTATCCCACCCGCGCTGAAGTCACGTTGCTGATCGACCGCGATCAGGCCATTCCCGTCTTCAATCCACGTACGGGTGCGCGCAGCGTGGCGTATGGCGATGCGTCTTCGCTGCGTTCTGGCGGGCTTGAGCTGCGCTTTATGCCCAGCAATGCCGATGTGCAGGTGGGCGACTTGCTGACCACCAGCGGTGTGGATGGGCTGTACCCTTCTGGCCTGCCTGTTGCCAAGGTTGTGACCGTGGACCGCCGTGCTGATTCGGCCTTTACCCGCATCTACTGCGAGCCCGTGGGCCGGGTGCAGGGCGTGCGCCATGTGATGGTGCTCACGCCGCAAGGCCGTACTGAACACCCCGAAGCCGCCAATATGCAGGTACAGGTGGATGCCGAAAAGGCCGATCGTGCCGCTAAGGCGCGCAGCAAGAACGAGCAAGCGGCTGCCGAAAAGAAGGCGGCTGAAGCCAGGGCTAACAAGCCTGAAAAGCCCGCAAAGGACCCCGCATGATCATGCCGCGCGGCCAGCAGTTGTTGCTGCCGGTCAATCCTCTGTTCATTGTTACCACCGTGCTGATTGGCCTGGCCATCAACATGCTGCCGCTGGGCCGCATCGTCTGGCTGCCTGACATGCTGATGGTGCTGCTCGCCTTCTGGAGCCTGAACCAGCCCCAGCGCATAGGTCTGGGCATTGCCTTTGTGCTGGGCCTGATCATGGATGTAGACCGGGCCTCTTTGCTGGGCCAGCACGCGCTGGCCTATACGCTGCTGGTGTATATCACGGGCTGGATGAGCCGCCGCCTGCTGTGGTTCTCTAGTCCGGTGCAGGCCCTGCACCTGTTGCCGCTGTTTGCCTTGGCGCATGGCATTCAGGTGCTGCTGCGCGTGGCGACAGGGGGTATTTTTCCTGGGCTGGAGTTTTTGCTGGCCCCTGTTTTTGAAACCTTGCTGTGGCCCCTCGTCAGCGTGGCCCTACTGGCTCCGCAGCGCCGTGCGCCGGATAGTGATGAAAACCGGCCGCTTTGATATGAAGCTCCCCCTGAGTCGCTTTGCACCGTCCCCCTCTCTTGCTATGCGAGAGGAGGTCGACACCATCGCTGCGCGGCGGCGCTTGCTTGATGCCTCTGGCAGGGGCCGTGCATCGCGGCAGGCTGAGCGTCAGCCGACAGAGGCTGCCTGATGGAAATTCGTAACACTGAAGTAGAGCTGCAGCGTTTTCGGATGCGCGCAGCAGTGATGTGCTGCGTGGTGTTTCTGGCTTTTTGCCTGCTGGTCTGGCGTTTGTTGATGCTGCAGGTGGTGCGCCACGAAGAGTTTGCCGAGCGTGCCGAGAGCAACCGCACGGCGGTGGTGCCCATCGTGCCCAACCGGGGCCAGATTCTGGACCGCAACGGCGTGGTGCTGGCCACCAATTACTCGGCCTATACGCTGGAGATCACACGCTCCAAGGTCGATGGTCTGGATGACACCATCGACGAACTGAGCGAGATTATCGATATCACCCCGCGTGACCGCCGTAAATTCAAGCGGCTGGTGGATGACTCCAAGAGCTTCGAGTCCATCCCCATTCGCTCGCGTCTCAGTGATGAAGAAGTGGCCAAGTTCACGGCCCAGCGCTATCGTTTTCCGGGTGTGGATATCAAGGCACGCCTTTTTCGGTCCTACCCTTTAAAGGAAGTGGGTGCTCACCTGATTGGATACATTGGCCGTATCAATCAGCGTGAAAAAGAAGACATTGATGACTCCGACGATGCGGCTAACTATCGCGGCACCGAAGTCATTGGCAAGCTGGGCGCTGAAAAAAGCTACGAGCTGCAGCTGCACGGTCAGACAGGCTGGGAGGAAATGGAAACCTCCGCCGGTGGCCATGCTGTGCGTCGCCTGGGTAGCCGCCCCGCCACGCCGGGCCACAGCCTGCAGTTGTCGATCGACATCAAGCTGCAAAAGATGGTGGAAGACCTCTACGGCAGCCGCCGCGGCGTCGCCATTGCCATTGATCCGCGCAACGGCGAGCTGCTGGCCATGGTCAGCAAACCCACCTACGACCCAAATTTGTTTGTAGATGGTATCGACCAGGAAAACTGGAAGGCGCTCAACGAATCGCTGGACCGTCCCTTGCTCAACCGCTCCATGCGCGGCACTTACCCCGTAGGCTCGACCTACAAGCCCTTCATGGGGCTGGCCGGCATCGAGACCGGCAAGCGCACGCCGGGTACCGTGATTCAGGACGGTGGCTCCTGGACCTTTGGCGGTCACACCTTCCGCTCGGGTCATGCGCTGGGGCCGGTGGATCTGGCCCGTGCCATCCAGCATTCCAGCAACGTGTATTTCTACACGCTGGCCAATGAAATGGGCGTGGATGCGATTCACGACTTCATGAAGCCACTGGGCTTTGGCCAGATCACCGGCATTGACCTGCCCGGCGAAGTGCGCGGCGTGCTGCCCAGCAAGGAGTGGAAGCGCAAGACCTACAAGCGCGCCGCCCAGCAGCAGTGGTTTGGCGGTGAGACGATTTCTCTGGGCATCGGTCAGGGCTACAACAACTTCACCATCCTGCAGCTCTCGCATGCGCTGGCCTCGCTGGTCAACAACGGTATGAGCTATACGCCCCATGTGGGCAAGGAGCTGATTGATGCCGTATCGGGCACACGTACAGCCATTGTTCAGCCAGCCCCCGTGAACCTGGGCTACAAGCAGGCCAATGTCGATGCCGTCAAGCGCGGCATGGTGGGCGTGGTGACGGGCGGCACGGGTCGCGGTGTGTTTGGCAGTGCCAGCTATCTTTCGGGTGGCAAGACGGGTACGGCGCAGGCCGTGTCTGTGGGTCAGAAGGAAAAGTACAACGCTTCTCGCCTGACCGAGTACCAGCGCGACCATTCGCTCTACATTGCCTACGGCCCGGCCGAGAACCCCAAGGTGGCAGTCGCTGTGATTGTGGAAAACGCAGGCTTTGGTGCGGCCGCCGCCGCCCCCATTGCGCGCCGCATTCTGGATTACTGGCTGGTGGGCAACTACCCCAGCGAGGCTGATATTGCCGCTGTGCGCGTCGGCAAGGCGGGTGCACCCATTGGAACGCCCCGCCGTGCGGCAGATATTTCGGTACTGGCGGACGACGAGACTGCGCCTTAGAGCGTAAACGCGTTCTTAAAAATAATAGCTGCTGACGCTTATCTGATAAGCGTTAGCGCAGAAAAGCGTCGTAGCCCGTTTTCAAAATCAACAGGCTGACTACGCCGATGAAAATGCTGCGCACAAAGCCCGTTCCGTGGCGTAAGGCCATCCACGTGCCCAGCATGCTGCCCAGCACATTGGCCACAGCCAGCGGAACCGCAAAGTGCCACCACACATGGCCTTTGAGCGAGAACAGCAGCAGCGCAGCGGCGTTGGATGCCAGGTTCAGCAGCTTGGCGTTGGCCGAGGCATTGAGAAAGTCATAGCCCAACAGGCGCACGAACAAAAACACGAAGAAGCTGCCTGTGCCGGGGCCAAAGAAGCCATCGTAAAAGCCAATGAGCAGGCCGATGGCGCTGGCCGTCAGCATCTCGGTGCGGCCCGCCAGTCGCGGCTCATGGTCGCGGCCCAGCTCTTTTTTGGCCAGGGTATAGCACAGTACGCCCAGCAAGATGATGGGCAGCAGCTTGCGCAAAAAGTCTGGCGAAATCTCTGTCACCGCCCACGCCCCGGCAAACGCACCGATCAGCGTGGTGCCAATGGCCGGTAGCAGCGTGGCCCAGGTGATTTGAACGCGCTTGCTGAACTGCCATGCCGAAATGCCCGTGCCCCAGACGGCAGCGCTCTTGTTGGTGCCAAACAAAGTGGCGGGCGTGGTGGTGGGGAAGGCGGCGAACATGGCCGGCACCAGAATGAGGCCGCCACCGCCCACGATGGCATCAACAAATCCGGCCAGAGCCGAGGCGAGGGAAACAAGAATCCATTCCATGGGGTGCTGCCTGCAATTGGTGCATGCCGTGAGCGACGACGGGTCTGCTGGCGAGTGTCACTGGGTGATGCGGGTGTCTGAACGAGAGGGCCGCCTTGAAGACGGCCGGGCATTGTCGCACCGCAGCATCCCGCCTGTGAGCGGACATAAAAAAAGCGCCCCGAGAGGGGCGCTTTTGAACGCATCTTTGATGCTTTTATATGTATTAGTCTGGTTGTGTCGAGTTGTCTCCTCGGCCCTCCATGCCACTTCGTAGAGCAGCGAGAGTGACGAGAATGTAAGGGCTGCACCTTCGTGGTGCATTGGGGAATTCCCTTGGATGATGTAGAAATTGTCTTACAAGCCAAACTGATTGTTACTGACCGTATTTTTTTGTTTTTGCGAAATGTCAAAAACAATAGCGTCATATCTATATGAAAAAACATTCTTAGGTTGATTTGTAGGGGGGTGAAATGGGTCAAGAATGCAAAGCCATCTATCGCACGAAAAAAGTGCGTAGGCCTAGAAAATATGACTCAGTTCAGCGCTTGATTTTGCGTTCCTTGAGTAATTTTGTCGGCCTTTTGCAGGCTGCACTGTTACGGCGTTGCCTGAATCCAGCCCGCAGCCTTCTCGGCCATCATCAGTGTGGGGCTGTTGGTGTTGCCGCTGGTGATGCTGGGCATGGCTCCGGCATCAATCACGCGCAGACCTTGCACGCCGCGCACCTTGAAGCGGCTGTCCAGCACGGCCATGGGATCGTCCTCGCGGCCCATCTTGGTGGTGCCCACAGGGTGAAAGATGGTGGTGGCAATGTCGCCCGCCAGCCGGGCCAGATCTTCATCGCTTTGGTACTGAGTCCCGGGCTTCCATTCCTCTGGCTTGAATGGCGCGAGCGCAGGCTGGGCCACGATGCGCCGCGTCACGCGCAGACTGTCGGCTGCGACCTGGCGGTCTTCGGGCGTGGAGAGGTAATTGGGCGCAATCGCCGGTGCTTTGCGGAAGTCTGAACTTTGCAGCTGCACCGTGCCTCGGCTTGTGGGGTTGAGGTTGCAGACGCTGGCGGTGAAGGCAGCAAAGTCGTGCAGTGGCTCGCCAAAAGCATCCAGCGACAAGGGCTGTACATGATATTCAAGATTGGGGTGGGCGAGCGACGGGTTGCTGCGCGTAAAGGCACCTAGTTGCGACGGCGCCATGCTCATGGGGCCGCTGCGCTTGAGCGCGTATTCAAGCCCGATAGCGGCCTTGCCCCAGAGGCTGCTGGCCATGGTGTTGAGTGTTTTGGTGTTCTGAACTTTGTAAACCGAGCGAATCTGCAAATGGTCTTGCAGATTCGCGCCCACGCCGGGCAGGTCGCGCCGCACGGTAACGCCGC comes from the Comamonas sp. 26 genome and includes:
- a CDS encoding TSUP family transporter gives rise to the protein MEWILVSLASALAGFVDAIVGGGGLILVPAMFAAFPTTTPATLFGTNKSAAVWGTGISAWQFSKRVQITWATLLPAIGTTLIGAFAGAWAVTEISPDFLRKLLPIILLGVLCYTLAKKELGRDHEPRLAGRTEMLTASAIGLLIGFYDGFFGPGTGSFFVFLFVRLLGYDFLNASANAKLLNLASNAAALLLFSLKGHVWWHFAVPLAVANVLGSMLGTWMALRHGTGFVRSIFIGVVSLLILKTGYDAFLR
- the mrdA gene encoding penicillin-binding protein 2 produces the protein MMEIRNTEVELQRFRMRAAVMCCVVFLAFCLLVWRLLMLQVVRHEEFAERAESNRTAVVPIVPNRGQILDRNGVVLATNYSAYTLEITRSKVDGLDDTIDELSEIIDITPRDRRKFKRLVDDSKSFESIPIRSRLSDEEVAKFTAQRYRFPGVDIKARLFRSYPLKEVGAHLIGYIGRINQREKEDIDDSDDAANYRGTEVIGKLGAEKSYELQLHGQTGWEEMETSAGGHAVRRLGSRPATPGHSLQLSIDIKLQKMVEDLYGSRRGVAIAIDPRNGELLAMVSKPTYDPNLFVDGIDQENWKALNESLDRPLLNRSMRGTYPVGSTYKPFMGLAGIETGKRTPGTVIQDGGSWTFGGHTFRSGHALGPVDLARAIQHSSNVYFYTLANEMGVDAIHDFMKPLGFGQITGIDLPGEVRGVLPSKEWKRKTYKRAAQQQWFGGETISLGIGQGYNNFTILQLSHALASLVNNGMSYTPHVGKELIDAVSGTRTAIVQPAPVNLGYKQANVDAVKRGMVGVVTGGTGRGVFGSASYLSGGKTGTAQAVSVGQKEKYNASRLTEYQRDHSLYIAYGPAENPKVAVAVIVENAGFGAAAAAPIARRILDYWLVGNYPSEADIAAVRVGKAGAPIGTPRRAADISVLADDETAP
- the mreC gene encoding rod shape-determining protein MreC; translation: MSLETLDHRAPSLFKQQASRTSQLALYSALALFLMVADARFKITTPVRSAVSAALAPVQWVVAQPVLAYQNASRYAEVQQQAVAREDAARKELVVMAQRAELADELIKENEHLRSMLELRERSITPGQVAEVVYDSPDPYTRRVVIDKGQVDKIVPGSPVLDEKGVIGQVTRVYPTRAEVTLLIDRDQAIPVFNPRTGARSVAYGDASSLRSGGLELRFMPSNADVQVGDLLTTSGVDGLYPSGLPVAKVVTVDRRADSAFTRIYCEPVGRVQGVRHVMVLTPQGRTEHPEAANMQVQVDAEKADRAAKARSKNEQAAAEKKAAEARANKPEKPAKDPA
- a CDS encoding rod shape-determining protein, translated to MFGAFRRYFSTDLAIDLGTANTLIFARDKGIVLDEPSVVAIRHEGGPHGKKVIQAVGREAKAMLGKVPGNIEAIRPMKDGVIADFVITEQMIKQFIKMVHPRSVLTPSPRIIICVPCGSTQVERRAIKDAAEAAGATAVYLIEEPMAAGIGAGLPVSEASGSMVVDIGGGTTEVGVISLGGMVYKGSVRVGGDKFDESIISYIRRNYGMLIGEPTAEMIKKQIGSAFPGSEVKEIEVKGRNLSEGVPRSFTISSNEVLEALTDPLNQIVSAVKNALEQTPPELGADIAERGMMLTGGGALLRDLDRLLAEETGLPVLVAEEPLTCVVRGCGMALETMDRRQGSIFTSD
- the mreD gene encoding rod shape-determining protein MreD; the protein is MIMPRGQQLLLPVNPLFIVTTVLIGLAINMLPLGRIVWLPDMLMVLLAFWSLNQPQRIGLGIAFVLGLIMDVDRASLLGQHALAYTLLVYITGWMSRRLLWFSSPVQALHLLPLFALAHGIQVLLRVATGGIFPGLEFLLAPVFETLLWPLVSVALLAPQRRAPDSDENRPL